The DNA segment ATCCTTTGTTATTCTTAAACGTGGTGAAGAGAGGGACAAATGAGCTTTTTATCTCTCGTGGCCCTTTCCCTTTCAATAGTTGGTTACGGAATTTTTGCCTTATTTAAGTTGGCGGTGAGTCGGGCTTCTCTCTCTGTCATAGAGCGTTTCAAAGAGGAGGGAGTCTGGGGAGCAAAGCTTGCACTTCGGGTATTGCAGAACGCGGATAGGCACATCCTAGCAGCACATGTAGGTCGGTTTCTGTGTGCTCTCAGCTCGGGCGTATGGGTATTGTTTATCTCGTACCCTTGGCTTGATGGAAACGTGACATTATCGCTATCAGGCGTGACGACGATAGTATTATTTCTTCTTTTTGCTTTGTTTATCACATTCATCGCAGTACTTTTTACTCAAGTTCTCAGTGCCTTTGGAATGAAATCACCAGAAAAGGTGCTGCTCTCTTTGGGGTGGTTAGGTGAGGGTTTATCGCTATTCATGCAGCCTATCCAAATGCCGATCCGTGGGGTGCTACACTTCGTGGCGCGTTCTGGACAGATCGATGCGATCCCTTCTGCTCGAGAGATTACTTTATCGGCAGAGGACCTTGAGTCTGTCATAGAGCATAGCACGCAGGCAGGAGCGCTTGATGATGCAGAGTCCGAATTATTGCATGGAGCGCTTCGTCTATCAGAAATACGTGCTCGTGAAATAATGACTCCTCGGGCAGATATCGTATCGATAGACACCGAGACGACATTGGATGAGCTACGCAGTGTGCTTGCAGAGGCAGGTTTTTCTCGTGTGCTGGTTACAGGAGATCAGCTTGATGAAGTGCGTGGCATGTTGTTGGCGAAAGACCTGATGTCGCTCATTGGTTCTGAAGTCAAACAGTTCTCAGTCGAGCCGTATATTCGTCAAGTGGTATTTGTCGATGGTGAGCTGCGAGGAGATGAAGTGTTGAAACGTCTGCGAGCGTCACAGGCTCATCTTGCTGTGGTATTAGATGAGCATGGGGGTGTTGACGGAATCCTAACGCTTGAAGATCTTCTTGAAGAGATTGTTGGTGATATCTTCGATGAAACCGATGTCCGTGAAGAAGAGCAAGAGATTACCGTTATGAAATCTGGTGAGCTTCTCGTTGACGGAGGTACGTCACTGGCGGACCTGGAGTCGGAGCATGGAATTATCCTTCCAGCTGGTGAATATGACACTGTCGCTGGGTTCATCATAGGGCAACTCGGTCGGATTCCTGAGGTGGGTGAAAAAGTAAAGTCGAATGGAGCGTTGGTTTCAGTTGAGTGTGTTGACGAGAATCGGGTGACACAATTGCGCATTTCCTTTTCAAAAGACGCCGCCTGAGCCTTTTTGAGGCTATCTGAGGGACGGAGTATCAGCTACTTAGAAAAAATCCTTAGATAAAAGCAGAAAAATCAAAACTTTAGCGCATGAGTCCGCATCCAAAGTGATGGACCATTCTGTCTTCCGCCATCAGCTGTTTCCTCCTGTTGTATTGGACTCTGTCTGGCGACTCAGAATCAGGTTGCCGTCGGTAAGTTCTAGACGAAAAGATTGGTAGTTTGGTTAAGACTTCAGGGAAATGTATGGGCAGCAAAACGAAATCAATTCGCGAGAAGGTGGTAAAAACCAAAAGTCCGAGAACGAAAAATTTTATCTTGGATTTAAGAATTCATAGCCCAGCCTCACTTGGATATCTTGGTATTGAGGGAATCGATACTGCACCGGCAATTGTACGCCTTGCGAAGGTTAAAGGGTTAGATGTTATCGGCGTGACTGATTTTTATTCCGGGAGATTTATTGATCCAGTTGTAAAGGCGGCTACTGGAAGTAAAATCACTGTTCTGCCGGGTGTCAGCTTACGCTGTAGCCTCGATGAGTGTAATGATATTGTTTTGGTCTGCTTATTTGCAGAAAATTATACATCGCATGATGTTGAAGACTTTCTAAAAGAGCTTAATGTGCCAGAGGCTACCTACGGAGATTCTTCCTTTACCTTGAGGGCTTCGATAGGACAGGTGATAGAGCGTGTTGAGAAACGGGGAGGGGTTATTATTCCAAGCAGGCTCGATAAGACTCCGCATCAGATGAAGGCAATACCTCGGCTGGTTGAAGATTTTGGATTTCGGACCTTTGACCTTACACACCTTGATACGAAGAGCTACTTTGCTGCGCAGTGGCCTAAGCTTTCCTTCAATCTTTATAGTTTTTCCAGTGCAAGTGCCTTGGCTCAGGTCGGGAGTCGTAATTCTCGCGTTCGATTACCAGACCGATCATTTGAATCGATACGTCGCGTTGCAACGCGAGCGGAGTTATAAAAGGTCACGGTTCTCTTTGGGCGAATAGCGCTAATAGGCTCTCCGAGGAGTCCTCTGATGAGCTCTCATTCCACTTTTCGTAACCGCATTGTACGCACTTATGAAGAATACGTGCGTGTTCCAGTCCGCCACCAGTTTTTGGGAGTAGAGCAATCGGTTTCATCCCACCATGACATGTTTCTGCACGATCTCCTGGCTGTATGTCAACGTGTTTGCTCCAAAGGCATTTCGGACAGTGGTTTGTATAGCCATTGCCTTGAACGAGGGTATTGCACTGGTCGCAGGTAAAGTTCTCTTTTTTTCTTTGAAATTGTTTGCTCATGTTACCGTGCGTGTCTCTTTATCTGCTTAGACTCTCAACAATTCGGTCTGCGCAATACGAAACGATAACATCAATTTCTGAATTCAGCAGATATTCTGTTGATGATTTGAGAAAATAGAGCGGGTCGGCTTTTGAGGCAGAGGAGGCCAGCGAATACATGATTTCGTGTTCTCCACTGGTAATAAAGCTACCGAGTTTTTGCTTCGGCTGTGCTGCCCGGGCTTGATGAAGTATCTCCATATATGTAATTCCTGGCTTTACGAGAGCGCAGTCCGCTCCCAAGTCTAATTCTGCTTCGATAAAGGAGAGCGCCAATTCATGCTGTTCTGGTCTAAGTTGATACTCTGATTTATCGACCCCCGTATTCATTCCTTCAGATGAGCGGAAGGGTGCAAAGAGAGGAGAGTGAAATTTAGCAGTTTGTGAGAGTATGAACGGTGTTGATAGTCCCTGTGTATTACTCCAAATGCGGAGTTTTTTTGAGAACAAGGGAATCATGCCACTGGGCATAAGTCCTTTTGCGCCCGCTTCGAGGAGCAAAGTCGCTTGTTGGTACAGATGTTGAATCGTTTGTTGTTCATCATTTTGGATTCGACAGTGAGAATCATGAGTGTATTGGCAGACACAGAGGTCAACAATCGTAACAAGCTCGGGAAACGCATGATTAATTGCTTGTAAAGTATGGATAAGCGGGGAGTCCGCTGAGAGCGATGATGAAGCATTTATGGATTTTTCTGGAAGCAGCTCATAGAGAATGATACCGCCAAGACCGACTAGGGAGGCGCGTTCTGCTGCCTTGAGGACATCTTGTACCGTCTGACAAATATGAAAAAATGTAGGGAGTTTTCGGTAGGCAGATGGTGACACCTGCGAGCCGGCGATAAAAATAGGCCAGACAAAGTGGGCGGAAACGTGATGTTTGTTGCTATCTCTGGTGATACAGTGCACCATCAACCCTCAAGAAATTGGTAGTAGTTTTAATGACCTCGACTCCGTTTGCTCATCTCCATCTGCATACACAGTATAGCTTACTTGATGGCTTGAACAGAATTGATGACGTCCTTGCTAGAGCAGCTTCACTCTCCCAGCCTGCTATAGCTATCACAGACCATGGAAATATGCATGGTGCTATTCAATTTTACTCTGGCGCGCATAAGGCGGGAATTAAGCCGATAATAGGGTGTGAGTTGTATGTTACGAACGGCTCTCGCTTGGACAGAACTCCGATTGGTCAGGGTGGTGCGGGGACATATCACCTGACCGTGCTTGCGATGAACGAGGTGGGCTATAAAAATTTATGTCGACTCGTTTCTCTCGCATATCGAGAGGGTTTTTACTTTAAGCCCAGGGTAGATCATGAGTTACTGAAGCAGCACAATGAGGGACTTATTGTATTGAGCGGGTGTCTCGGGAGTGAAATTGGGCAATGTGCTCTTCAGGAGCAGCTTGACGTAGCCCAGGAGCGAGTTGAGTTTTACGCAAAAACTTTTTCCGATCGGTATTATCTTGAGCTTCAGCCCCACCCAATAGCAGAGCAACAAAAATTGAATGAGCTCTGTGCTGATCTCGCAAAGCACAAGGGTGTTCCAGTGGTAGCTTCGACTGACTGCCACTATCTCTCGGAAGACGATCATTTCGCACAAGAAGTGCTCATGTGTATCTCTACTGGAAAGCAGATAACGGATCCAGATCGTTTGCGACACGTCGGATTGACGCTCCATTTGAAGAGTGGAGATGAAATGATCCAAGAGTTTGGGGCGTTTCCGTATGCAGTCGAGGCAGTAAAGAATACCGTTGAGATTGCTGAGCGTTGTAATTTAGAGTTTAATTTTTCAACGTATTACATGCCTCGTTTCGAACCTCCTAAGGGAGAGACTCTAGAAGACATGATGATTCGGAGTGCGAAAGAGGGTCTTGTTGAGCGATTGGAGCTTGTTAAAGCACAGAATCCAGAGGTTGCTGAGGATGTCTATTGGGAGAGATTAGACTCTGAGCTGGAGCTGATCAAGAAGATGGGCTTTGCAGGATATTTCCTGGTGGTGGCAGATTTTATTATTTGGGCCAA comes from the bacterium genome and includes:
- a CDS encoding HlyC/CorC family transporter, with the translated sequence MSFLSLVALSLSIVGYGIFALFKLAVSRASLSVIERFKEEGVWGAKLALRVLQNADRHILAAHVGRFLCALSSGVWVLFISYPWLDGNVTLSLSGVTTIVLFLLFALFITFIAVLFTQVLSAFGMKSPEKVLLSLGWLGEGLSLFMQPIQMPIRGVLHFVARSGQIDAIPSAREITLSAEDLESVIEHSTQAGALDDAESELLHGALRLSEIRAREIMTPRADIVSIDTETTLDELRSVLAEAGFSRVLVTGDQLDEVRGMLLAKDLMSLIGSEVKQFSVEPYIRQVVFVDGELRGDEVLKRLRASQAHLAVVLDEHGGVDGILTLEDLLEEIVGDIFDETDVREEEQEITVMKSGELLVDGGTSLADLESEHGIILPAGEYDTVAGFIIGQLGRIPEVGEKVKSNGALVSVECVDENRVTQLRISFSKDAA
- a CDS encoding RNHCP domain-containing protein, which gives rise to MSKQFQRKKENFTCDQCNTLVQGNGYTNHCPKCLWSKHVDIQPGDRAETCHGGMKPIALLPKTGGGLEHARILHKCVQCGYEKWNESSSEDSSESLLALFAQREP